In Neofelis nebulosa isolate mNeoNeb1 chromosome 10, mNeoNeb1.pri, whole genome shotgun sequence, one DNA window encodes the following:
- the TMEM86A gene encoding lysoplasmalogenase-like protein TMEM86A isoform X2 has protein sequence MVSPVTVVKSEGPKLVPFFKATCVYFVLWLPSSSPSWVSALIKCLPIFCLWLFLLAHGLGFLLTHPSATRIFVGLVFSALGDAFLIWQDQGYFVHGLLMFAVTHMLYASAFGMRPLALRTGLVMAVLSGLCYALLYPGLSGAFTYLVGVYVALISFMGWRAMAGLRLVGAAWRWTELAAGSGALLFIISDLTIALNKFCFPVPYSRALIMSTYYAAQMLIALSAVESREPVEDYRLSKAI, from the exons GTGAAGAGTGAGGGACCCAAGCTGGTGCCCTTCTTCAAGGCCACCTGCGTGTATTTTGTGCTCTGGCTGCCCTCGTCCAGCCCATCGTGGGTCAGCGCCCTCATCAAGTGCCTGCCCATCTTCTGCCTCTGGCTCTTCCTTCTGGCCCATGGCCTAGGATTCCTGCTGACCCACCCCAGTGCCACCCGCATCTTTGTGGGGCTCGTCTTCTCCGCTCTTGGTGATGCCTTCCTCATCTGGCAAGACCAGGGCTACTTTGTGCACG GTCTGCTGATGTTTGCCGTGACCCACATGCTCTACGCCTCGGCCTTTGGCATGCGGCCACTGGCTCTTCGGACAGGTCTGGTGATGGCAGTGCTGTCGGGCCTGTGCTATGCTCTTCTCTACCCAGGCCTCTCAGGTGCCTTCACCTACCTGGTGGGGGTCTATGTGGCCCTTATCAGTTTCATGGGCTGGCGGGCTATGGCAGGACTACGGCTGGTTGGGGCAGCCTGGCGCTGGACTGAGCTGGCAGCAGGCAGTGGTGCACTGCTCTTTATCATCTCAGACCTGACCATCGCCCTCAACAAGTTCTGCTTCCCTGTGCCCTACTCGCGGGCACTCATCATGTCCACCTACTATGCTGCCCAGATGCTCATCGCCTTGTCAGCTGTTGAGAGCCGGGAGCCAGTGGAAGACTACAGACTGAGCAAGGCCATTTGA
- the TMEM86A gene encoding lysoplasmalogenase-like protein TMEM86A isoform X1, translating into MSTLPTWKVKSEGPKLVPFFKATCVYFVLWLPSSSPSWVSALIKCLPIFCLWLFLLAHGLGFLLTHPSATRIFVGLVFSALGDAFLIWQDQGYFVHGLLMFAVTHMLYASAFGMRPLALRTGLVMAVLSGLCYALLYPGLSGAFTYLVGVYVALISFMGWRAMAGLRLVGAAWRWTELAAGSGALLFIISDLTIALNKFCFPVPYSRALIMSTYYAAQMLIALSAVESREPVEDYRLSKAI; encoded by the exons ATGTCAACCCTCCCTACTTGGAAG GTGAAGAGTGAGGGACCCAAGCTGGTGCCCTTCTTCAAGGCCACCTGCGTGTATTTTGTGCTCTGGCTGCCCTCGTCCAGCCCATCGTGGGTCAGCGCCCTCATCAAGTGCCTGCCCATCTTCTGCCTCTGGCTCTTCCTTCTGGCCCATGGCCTAGGATTCCTGCTGACCCACCCCAGTGCCACCCGCATCTTTGTGGGGCTCGTCTTCTCCGCTCTTGGTGATGCCTTCCTCATCTGGCAAGACCAGGGCTACTTTGTGCACG GTCTGCTGATGTTTGCCGTGACCCACATGCTCTACGCCTCGGCCTTTGGCATGCGGCCACTGGCTCTTCGGACAGGTCTGGTGATGGCAGTGCTGTCGGGCCTGTGCTATGCTCTTCTCTACCCAGGCCTCTCAGGTGCCTTCACCTACCTGGTGGGGGTCTATGTGGCCCTTATCAGTTTCATGGGCTGGCGGGCTATGGCAGGACTACGGCTGGTTGGGGCAGCCTGGCGCTGGACTGAGCTGGCAGCAGGCAGTGGTGCACTGCTCTTTATCATCTCAGACCTGACCATCGCCCTCAACAAGTTCTGCTTCCCTGTGCCCTACTCGCGGGCACTCATCATGTCCACCTACTATGCTGCCCAGATGCTCATCGCCTTGTCAGCTGTTGAGAGCCGGGAGCCAGTGGAAGACTACAGACTGAGCAAGGCCATTTGA